The following nucleotide sequence is from Micromonospora sp. WMMD1120.
GGCGGCACTGGCTGTTCGGCGAGCGCGCGGTGCCGATCGAGCGGCACTCCATGCTCGCCAACGGTCGTACCGTCGCACTGCTCACCCCCGAGGCGAAGGTGAGCTGGCTCTGCCACCCCAAGCCGGACTCGGCGGCGATCTTCGCCGACCTGGTCGGCGGCAGTCCGGCCGGCCACTTCAGCGTCGCGCCCGAGCGCGGCGGCATCCCGCTGGGCCAGCGCTACCGCTCCGGCACGATGACAGTGGAGACCCGGTGGTCCGGCCTCACCGTCACCGACTGGCTGGACAAGCCGGCCCGGGAGACCACCCCGGACGACAGCCCGGCGGTCATCACCGGCGACTCGACACTGGTCCGGGTGCTCACCGGCAGCGGCAAGGCCCGGATCGAGTTCGCGCCGCGCCCGGAGTTCGGCCAGGTGGCCGTGCAGTTGCAGCCGCTCGGCGACGGCCTGCTGGTGCTGGGCTCCAACGAGCCGGTCGCGCTCTACGCCCCGGGCGTGCAGTGGGAGGTCCGCAACGACGGCGGGTTCGAGACCGCCAAGGCGGTCGTCGACCTCTCCGCCGCCGGCGGCCAGGTGGTGCTGGAGCTGCGCTTCGGCACGCACAGCCTGGAGCACCACCGGGTGCCGATCCACGAGCGGCAGGCCGCCGCCGAGCAGCCGTGGAAGGACTGGGTCGCCTCGCTGCGGCTGCCGTCCACCTCCCGTGACCTGGTCGCGCGCAGCGCCCTCACCCTGCGCGGGCTCTGCCACGAGGCGACCGGCTCGATCCTGGCCGCGGCCACCACCTCGCTCCCCGAGGAGCTGGGCGGCGTCCGCAACTGGGACTACCGCTACTGCTGGCTGCGCGACGCCGCGCTGACCGCCCGCGCGCTCGTCGACCTCGGCTCCATCGAGGAGGCCGAGGCGTTCCTGCGCTGGGTGGACGGCTGCATCGAGCGGACCGGCGGGCACCCGGAGCGGCTGCACCCGCTCTACACCATCGACGGGTACGAGCTGGGCGCCGAGGCGGTCATCGACACGCTGCCCGGGTACGCCGGGTCCCGCCCGGTCCGGGTCGGCAACCTCGCCAACCACCAGCTCCAGCTCGACGTGTTCGGCCCCATCGCCGACCTGATCGCGGCCGTCGCCGACGCCCGTGGCTCGGTCCGCGAGGACGAGTGGCGGGTCCTGGAGAACATGGTCGAGGCGGTCCGCCGCCGCTGGCACGAGCCCGACCACGGCATCTGGGAGGCCCGGCTGCCACCCCGGCACCACGTCTTCTCCAAGGTGATGTGCTGGATGACAGTCGACCGGGCGCTGCACGTGATGCGCCAGCACGGCGGCGAGGACCGACCCGAGTGGAAGGACCTGCGCGACCGGATCGGCGCCAACGTGCTGGAGCACGGCTGGCACGACGACGTCGAGGCGTACAGCGTCGCGTACGGGGACGAGGACATGGACGCCTCGTCGCTCTGGATCGGCCTCTCCGGCCTGCTCCCGGGTGACGACCCGCGCTTCCTCTCCACGGTCCTGCGGATCGAGGCCGACCTGCGCAGCGGGCCGGTCGTCTACCGCTACCACTGGGACGACGGCCTGCCCGGCCGCGAGGGCGGCTTCCACATCTGCACGGCGTGGCTGATCGAGGCGTACCTGCGCACCGGCCGCCGCACCGACGCCGAGGAGCTTTTCGCGCAGATGGTGCTGACCGCCGGCCCGACCGGGCTGCTCCCCGAGCAGTACGACCCGCTCGCCGAGCGCGGCCTGGGCAACCACCCGCAGGCGTACAGCCACCTCGGGCTGATCCGCTGCGCCCTGCTGCTGGACAACATGCTCAAGCAGTAGATCAAGCACACGAGGGGGGGCCGGAGCGCGCTGAAGCGCCCCGGCCCCCTCTCGTTGTCCGCGCCGATCTTGCACGTTTGGTTGACGAAACGCACCGTTATGCCCCTTATGCCGCAACAACAAGTGCAAGATCGCGGGGGTGGGGTGGGGTGGGGCGGGGGCGGGGGCGGGGTGGGGTGGGGTGCGGGTTAGGTGTTGAGGGCGTGCACCACGTCGCCGATCACGACGACGGCTGGTGGGCGGAGGTCGGCGGCGTGCGCCTCGGCGGCTACCGCGCCGAGTGTCGAGCGGAGCGCTCGCTGGGCTCCGGTGGTGGCCTCCTGGACCACGGCGGCAGACGTCTCGGGAGAGCGGCCGTGGGCGATCAGCGTGGCGGTGATGGCGGCGAGGTTCTTCAGCCCCATCAGGATCACCAGCGTGCCGCGCAGGCCGGCGAGGGCGTCCCAGCGCACCAGCGAGGCCGGTGAGTCGGGTGCCACGTGCCCGGAGACGACGGTGAACTCGTGCGCCACCGACCGGTGGGTGACCGGGATGCCGGCCGCCGCCGGAGCGGCGATCGAGCTGGTCACCCCGGGAACCACCGTCACCGGTACGCCGGCCGCCGCGCACGCCAGCAACTCCTCACCGCCCCGGCCGAAGACGTACGGGTCGCCGCCCTTGAGGCGTACCACGGAGGCGCCGGCCAGCGCCCTCTCGACCAGTATCTGGTTGATCTCCTCCTGCGCCCGGGACGGGCCGTAGGGGATCTTCGAGGCGTCCACCAGCTCGACGTCCGGGCGCAGCTCGTCCAGGAGCAGCCCGGGTACCAGGCGGTCGGCGACCACCACGTCGGCGGCGGTGAGCAGTCGCCAGCCCTTCACCGTGATCAACTCTGGATCACCCGGGCCCGCGCCGACGAGCGCAACCCGACCGGTCCGCCGCCGGCCCGCCGCCCCGGTCGAGGCGTCGGACCGGTCGGGCGTCGGCGGGACTCCGTCGGACACCAGGCGCACGGCGAGCAGGTCCCGGATGGCGTCACGCACTGTCATGGCCCGGCGCGGGTCGCCGCCGCCGAGGACCGCCACGGTGACCGGGCCGTGTCGGGTCACCGCCGGGGTCCAGGCCGTGGCGGCAGTGCGGTCGTCGGCCCGGACGCAGAAGATCCGCCGCTCGGCGGCGACCGCGCTCACCGCGGCCGCCGCGAGCGGATCGTCGATCGCGACCTGGACCAGCCACGCGCCGTCCAGGTCCTCGGGCGCGAACCGGCGCGGCACCCAGTGCAGCCGGCCCGCGTCCACCCGGGCGCGCAGGGCGGGGGTCAGGTCCGGCGCGACGAGCAGCACGTCGGCGCCGGCGTCCAGCAGCGCCGGGACCCGCCGGGTGGCGACCGCGCCGCCGCCCACCACCACCACCCGCCGCCCGTCGAGCCGCAGGCCCAGGGGGTACGGATTCGCTGTCACTTCTCGGCCACCCCGGCGGAGTCGAAGGTGGCCACCTCGTGCAGGACGCGTACCGCGCCGGTGACCACGGGCAGCGCCAGCAGCGCCCCGGTGCCCTCACCGAGACGCAGCCCCAGGTCGATGAGCGGGTCGAGACCCAGGTGACGGAGCGCGACGGTCGCGCCGGGCTCGGCCGACCGGTGACCGGCGACCATTGCCCCGACCGCCGCCGGGGCGAACGCGGTGGCGGCCAGGGCGGCGGAGACAGCGATCACGCCGTCGAGCAGCACCGGCGTGCGACGGGCCGCGGCGCCGAGGATCAGCCCGGCGAGGGCGGCGTGTTCCAGGCCGCCGACGGCGGCCAGCACGCCCAGCGGGTCGGCCGGATCGGGGGTGTGCCGGGCCAGCGCGGCCCGCACCACTGCCACCTTGTGGGCGTACGTCGGGTCGTCGATGCCGGTGCCCCGGCCGGTGGCGTCGAGCGGGTCGACGCCGGTGAACGCGGCGATCAGCGCCGCCGCCGGGGTGGTGTTGGCGATGCCCATGTCACCGGTGAGCAGGATGCCGGCCCCGGCGTCGACCAGCTCGTCGGCGATCCGGATGCCGGTCCGCACCGCCGCCAGCGCCTCGTCCCTAGTGAGGGCGGCGGTCACCGTGAGGTCGCGGGTGCCGCGCCGGACGGGCGCGACGACCAGTCGGGGCGTGGACGGGTCGAGGACGGCCGCGCCGGTTTCCGCACCGACGGCCAGCGGGGCGGCCACGCCGACGTCGACCACGGTGACCGACGCGCCAGCCTGCCGGGCGAACGCGTTGACCACCGCGCCGCCGGCCAGGAAGTTGCCGATCATCTGCGCGGTGACCTCCTGCGGCCACGGGCTCACCCGCTGGGCGTGCACGCCGTGGTCGCCGGCGAAGATCGCCACCGCGACCGGCTCGGGCAGCGGCGGCGGGCAGACCCCGGCCAGGCCGGCGAGGCGTACGGACAGCTCCTCCAGCGCGCCCAGCGAGCCCGCCGGCTTGGTCAGCCGGCCGTGCAGCTCCCGGGCCGCGGCCATGGCCGCCTCGTCCGGCTCCCGGATCGCGGCGATCGTGGTCTCCAGCATCATGCCTCCATGATTTCGCGCAGCACGTCGACGAACGCGTCGGTGGTGTCTCGGTCGCGTACCGCCACCCGCAGCCAGTCCGGGCCGAGGCCGGGGAACGTGTCGCCCCGGCGGACCGCCCAGCCGCGCTCGCGCAGGGCGGACCGTACCCGGCTCGCGCCGGGCACGCGCAGCAGGACGAACGCGCTGGCGGGGCGGCCGACGAGGCGTACGCCGGGCAGGTCGGCGAGGCGCGCGACCAGGTGGTCGCGGTCGGTCGCGAGGTCGGCGGCGATGGCGCGCTCGGCCCGGACCGCGACGGCGCTGGCGCAGGCCGACGCGGCGGCCAGCGCGGGCGTGGAGACGGCCCAGAGCGGCTGGACGGCGGCCAGCCGGGTCAGCAGCTCCGGGGCGCCGAGCAGGTAGCCGATCCGCAGGCCGGCGAGCCCCCAGGTCTTGGTGAGGCTACGCACCACGAGCAGTCCGGGCAGGTCGCGGCGCTCGGCCAGCGACTCCGGTTCGCCGGGATGCCCGGGGGCGATGGTGGTGTCGGCGAACGCCTCGTCCACCACGAGCACCCGGCCGGGACGGGCCAGCGCGGCGATCGTCTCGGCCGGGTGCAGCACCGAGGTCGGGTTCGTCGGGTTGCCGATCATCACCAGGTCGGCGTCGGCGGGCACCCTCGCCGGGTCGAGCCGGAAGTCGTCGGCGACGTCCAGCAGCAACCGCTCGACCGTGTGCCCGGCGGCCCGCAGCGCGGCCTCCGGCTCGGTGAACTGGGGGTGCACCACCACCGGACGGCGAACGCCGCGCAGCGCCTGCGCGATCAGCACGAAGCCCTCGGCCGCGCCCGCGGTGAGCAGCACCTCGTTCGGGTGACGGCGGTGTCGGGCGGCGACCGCCGCCCGCGCGGGCGTCGGGTCCGGGTAGCGCGCCAGGTCGCTCAGGGTCGCGGCGATCGGCTCGGCCAGCCAGGCGGGCGGCGACGCCCGGCGGACGTTGACGGCGAGGTCGATCAGGCCGTCGCCGACCTCCGCGTCGCCGTGGTGGGCGAGGTCCGGCTCGGCCGCGACGGCACTCCGGTGGTCGGACATGTCCGCGATCCTGCCGGGAAGGCGGCCGGGGGAACAGTCGATCCCACCGTAAGCCGCGTCACCACTCGCCGGTTTAAGAGTTCTTCTCATGTACGAATCGGAAATGTCATAACTTGACCCTGTGAGCAACCGACCCCTTGCCGCCGCTGGTCGTCTCGTCCCTCTCCTACGCGCCGGGCTGATCGCCGGCATCGTGATCGCCGCCGCCGCGTACCCCCTCGTCGCCCTGACCGGGATCGGCGCGAAGGCCACCGCGCACGCCGTGGAGCAGAAGACCCGGGTGCTGCGGACGGCGATGCCCGCCGAGACCTCGTACGTCTACGCCCCGGACGGCAAGACCGTGCTGACCATGTTCTACGAGGAGTACCGGCAGTACACGAAGCTGTCCGACATGTCGCCGAACATCCAGCAGGCGATCGTCGCGGCCGAGGACTCCCGCTTCTACCAGCACCACGGCGTCGACCCGAAGGGCGTCGCCCGGGCCTTCGTGTCCAACGCCCGCTCCGGCGGTTCCCAGGGCGCGTCGACGCTGACGATGCAGTACGTGCGGATGGCCCTGCGGGACAGCGCGACCACTCCCAAGGAGGTCCAGGAGGCCACCCAGCAGACCAGCGTCCGCAAGATCAAGGAGATGCGGATGGCGCTGGACCTGGAGAAGGAGCTGAGCAAGGAACAGATCATGGAGCGTTACCTGAACTCGGCGTACTTCGGGCACCGGGCGTACGGCATCTACGCGGCCAGCGAGATCTTCTTCTCCAAGACCCCGAAGGACCTCACCCCGGTCGAGGCCGCCACCCTCGCCGGACTGGTCAAGTCCCCGTCCGAGTACGACCCGGCCGACTCCGACCAGAAGGAGGCCACCGGGCGGCGCAACTACGTGCTGGACCGGATGAGCCAACTCGGCTACCTGTCCCCCGACTCGGCCGCCGCCGCCAAGTCCGAGCCGATCCGGCTGAAGCTGACCACCCCGCCGCACGACTGCGCCGCCGTGCCCGAGAAGTACAACAGCTGGGGGTTCGCCTGCGACTACCTGAAGAACTGGTGGAGCGCCCAGCCCGCGTTCGGCGCGACCCGGCTGGAACGGATGGACAACCTGCGCAGGGGCGGCTACCGGATCGTGCTCAGCCTCGACCCGAAGATCCAGGCGGCGGCGGAGAAGAACGTCGGCGCCAAGGAGGCCACCGGCAGCCCGTTCGCCAACGGCATCGTGGTCTCCGAGCCGGGCACCGGGCGGGTCAAGGCGATGGCGGTGAACCGCACCTACTCGCTGGACCTGGAGGAGAACCCGCAGAGCTCGAACCCGGAGGCCGGGCCGAAGGTGAAGGCCAACTACCCGAACACCGTGGCGCCGCTGCTGGGCGGCGGCGACCTGGCGGGCTACCAGGCCGGGTCGACGTTCAAGATGTTCCCGATGCTGGCCGCCCTGGACGCCGGCATGCCCCTCTCCACGTCCTTCAACGCCCCTCACCGCTACCGGTCCGAGGTCTACGACGGCTGGTCCCCGTCGAACGCCAGCGGGGCGATGACCGGTCAGCAGACCATGTGGTCCGGGTTCGGCAAGTCGGTGAACACCTACTTCGTCTGGCTGGAGGAGAAGGTCGGCGCGGAGCGGGCGGTCCGGTTGGCCGAGCAACTCGGGCTGCGCTGGCGTACCGACGTGGACCGGGACCACGCCTCCCCCGCGAAGGCGTCCAAGTGGGGCGCGTTCACCCTGGGCGTCTCCGACGCCACCCCGTTGGAGATGGCGAACGCGTACGCCGCGATCGCCGCCGACGGCAGGTACTGCGAGGCCATCCCCGTCTCCGCGATCATGAACCGGGACGGCACACCCGCCACGTACGTCACGCCGGGCGGCATCCACCGGGAGGTGGCCAAGCCACGCTGCCGGCAGGTGGTCAGCGCGGACGCCGCGCGGGCGGCCACCGACGCGGCCCGCTGCCCGACCGGCGACACGCCGGCGCGCGGGAGCTGCGGCGGCTGGTCCACCGCCGACAGCGTGCGGGGCACCGTCGGCCGCCCGGTGGCCGGCAAGACCGGTACGACGGACAGCACGCGGTCCGCCTGGTTCGTCGGCTACACACCGGAGCTGGCCGCCGCGAGCTTCATCTCCGATCCGGACAACCCGTTCAACGCGGTCGGTGACGGGCAGTCCCAGATCCCGATCGCGGCCGTCGCGGAGACCCTGCGGGACGGCCTGAAGGGCACCCCGACCCGTCAGTTCACCCCACCGTCCGACGCGATGGTCGGCTGACACCGGGCGACCCGGTTGGCGGCAGGCGACGCCGCCACGGCCCCTGTCAGCGTAGGTCGGCGGCGACGAACGACCAGAGTTCGAGATCGACCCGGCCGCCCCCGGCGAGCCCCGCGTTGCGCAGCAGGCCCTCGTAGCTGAAGCCGGCCTTCTCGGCCACCCGGCGGGAGGCCAGGTTGCCGGGCGCGACCCGCAGCTCGACCCGCTGGAAGCCGTGCTCCAGGATCAACGCGATGGCCACCGCGTCGACGGCCTCGGCGGCCAGGCCGAAGCCCCGCGCCTCCGGCGCCATCGCGTAGGAGACCTCGGTGAGCCGGGCGCCCCAGTCGGTACGCCGTGTCCACAGCGAGCCCACCACCTGGTCGTCCTCCCGCCGCAGCACCGCGTAGTGGTCGCCCTCGCCACTGTCGCGCCGCTGCCGGGCCAGGTCGGTGCACCAGGCGTGTCCGTCGATCGGGCCGGAGTCGTCGGGCAGGGGCAGCCAGCGCCGGGTCAACTTGTCCGCGAAGACCTCCCCGACCGCCGCCGCGTCCGCGGCGGTGAGCTGCCGTACCTCGGTGCGCGGGGTGGAGACGGTCAACGCCGGAAACCGGCGGACCGCCACCTGACCGATCACACCGACGCTCCGGTCGACGGCGTGGGCACCGCCTCGGCCACCGGCTCGGTCGCCGCCGCGGACACCAACCGGCCGGCCGCCGCCGGATGACCGGCCCAGTGCAGGGTGAGCTGCGAGGCGTGCACGTTACGCCACACGAAGCCCTCCGGGCTGCCACCGTCCCAGCTCCACGCCGGGCGCTGGCCGGCCCGCGGGGTCAGCACCGCGCGGTGCGCCTTGTGGCCGACCAGCACCGTGCCGGCGGCGGCCACCACGCTGTCGGTCTGGGCGGTCGCCTCCCGGTAGCCGGCGACCAGGCCGTCGCGGCTCACGCCGACCGCGTCCAGCACGCCGCACATCGGCAGCCCGTCCAGCTCCCGAGCCAGCCAGAGCAGGCCGGCGCCCTCGGCGACCACCGGCCGCCCGGTCCGCGCCAACTCGGCCACCGCGATGCAGAGCCGCCGGTTGGCCGACAACTGCTCGGCGTACGCCTCGGGCAGCGCGCCGCCGACGACGAGCGCCCGGGTGC
It contains:
- the otsB gene encoding trehalose-phosphatase, whose product is MNTSVNDQVAVAAGVLDPELRAAIGRIARVPQLLVACDYDGTLAPIVEDPSTAVPLPEAVAAVRALAALPQTTVAVVSGRALRDLAALSRLPSEVHLVGSHGSEFDIGFVERLSPELVAVRTQVRNALREIAAQHPGIRLERKPASVAMHTRGVDPQIAAAATEAVLNGPATFDGVTVTQGKEVIELSVVATHKGTAVDQLRTQLAASAVLFIGDDITDENAFGNLHGPDLGIKIGPGDTQADHRVGDPLEAARVLGLLLETRRHWLFGERAVPIERHSMLANGRTVALLTPEAKVSWLCHPKPDSAAIFADLVGGSPAGHFSVAPERGGIPLGQRYRSGTMTVETRWSGLTVTDWLDKPARETTPDDSPAVITGDSTLVRVLTGSGKARIEFAPRPEFGQVAVQLQPLGDGLLVLGSNEPVALYAPGVQWEVRNDGGFETAKAVVDLSAAGGQVVLELRFGTHSLEHHRVPIHERQAAAEQPWKDWVASLRLPSTSRDLVARSALTLRGLCHEATGSILAAATTSLPEELGGVRNWDYRYCWLRDAALTARALVDLGSIEEAEAFLRWVDGCIERTGGHPERLHPLYTIDGYELGAEAVIDTLPGYAGSRPVRVGNLANHQLQLDVFGPIADLIAAVADARGSVREDEWRVLENMVEAVRRRWHEPDHGIWEARLPPRHHVFSKVMCWMTVDRALHVMRQHGGEDRPEWKDLRDRIGANVLEHGWHDDVEAYSVAYGDEDMDASSLWIGLSGLLPGDDPRFLSTVLRIEADLRSGPVVYRYHWDDGLPGREGGFHICTAWLIEAYLRTGRRTDAEELFAQMVLTAGPTGLLPEQYDPLAERGLGNHPQAYSHLGLIRCALLLDNMLKQ
- the cobA gene encoding uroporphyrinogen-III C-methyltransferase; translated protein: MTANPYPLGLRLDGRRVVVVGGGAVATRRVPALLDAGADVLLVAPDLTPALRARVDAGRLHWVPRRFAPEDLDGAWLVQVAIDDPLAAAAVSAVAAERRIFCVRADDRTAATAWTPAVTRHGPVTVAVLGGGDPRRAMTVRDAIRDLLAVRLVSDGVPPTPDRSDASTGAAGRRRTGRVALVGAGPGDPELITVKGWRLLTAADVVVADRLVPGLLLDELRPDVELVDASKIPYGPSRAQEEINQILVERALAGASVVRLKGGDPYVFGRGGEELLACAAAGVPVTVVPGVTSSIAAPAAAGIPVTHRSVAHEFTVVSGHVAPDSPASLVRWDALAGLRGTLVILMGLKNLAAITATLIAHGRSPETSAAVVQEATTGAQRALRSTLGAVAAEAHAADLRPPAVVVIGDVVHALNT
- the cobT gene encoding nicotinate-nucleotide--dimethylbenzimidazole phosphoribosyltransferase; the protein is MLETTIAAIREPDEAAMAAARELHGRLTKPAGSLGALEELSVRLAGLAGVCPPPLPEPVAVAIFAGDHGVHAQRVSPWPQEVTAQMIGNFLAGGAVVNAFARQAGASVTVVDVGVAAPLAVGAETGAAVLDPSTPRLVVAPVRRGTRDLTVTAALTRDEALAAVRTGIRIADELVDAGAGILLTGDMGIANTTPAAALIAAFTGVDPLDATGRGTGIDDPTYAHKVAVVRAALARHTPDPADPLGVLAAVGGLEHAALAGLILGAAARRTPVLLDGVIAVSAALAATAFAPAAVGAMVAGHRSAEPGATVALRHLGLDPLIDLGLRLGEGTGALLALPVVTGAVRVLHEVATFDSAGVAEK
- the cobC gene encoding Rv2231c family pyridoxal phosphate-dependent protein CobC; this translates as MSDHRSAVAAEPDLAHHGDAEVGDGLIDLAVNVRRASPPAWLAEPIAATLSDLARYPDPTPARAAVAARHRRHPNEVLLTAGAAEGFVLIAQALRGVRRPVVVHPQFTEPEAALRAAGHTVERLLLDVADDFRLDPARVPADADLVMIGNPTNPTSVLHPAETIAALARPGRVLVVDEAFADTTIAPGHPGEPESLAERRDLPGLLVVRSLTKTWGLAGLRIGYLLGAPELLTRLAAVQPLWAVSTPALAAASACASAVAVRAERAIAADLATDRDHLVARLADLPGVRLVGRPASAFVLLRVPGASRVRSALRERGWAVRRGDTFPGLGPDWLRVAVRDRDTTDAFVDVLREIMEA
- a CDS encoding transglycosylase domain-containing protein; amino-acid sequence: MSNRPLAAAGRLVPLLRAGLIAGIVIAAAAYPLVALTGIGAKATAHAVEQKTRVLRTAMPAETSYVYAPDGKTVLTMFYEEYRQYTKLSDMSPNIQQAIVAAEDSRFYQHHGVDPKGVARAFVSNARSGGSQGASTLTMQYVRMALRDSATTPKEVQEATQQTSVRKIKEMRMALDLEKELSKEQIMERYLNSAYFGHRAYGIYAASEIFFSKTPKDLTPVEAATLAGLVKSPSEYDPADSDQKEATGRRNYVLDRMSQLGYLSPDSAAAAKSEPIRLKLTTPPHDCAAVPEKYNSWGFACDYLKNWWSAQPAFGATRLERMDNLRRGGYRIVLSLDPKIQAAAEKNVGAKEATGSPFANGIVVSEPGTGRVKAMAVNRTYSLDLEENPQSSNPEAGPKVKANYPNTVAPLLGGGDLAGYQAGSTFKMFPMLAALDAGMPLSTSFNAPHRYRSEVYDGWSPSNASGAMTGQQTMWSGFGKSVNTYFVWLEEKVGAERAVRLAEQLGLRWRTDVDRDHASPAKASKWGAFTLGVSDATPLEMANAYAAIAADGRYCEAIPVSAIMNRDGTPATYVTPGGIHREVAKPRCRQVVSADAARAATDAARCPTGDTPARGSCGGWSTADSVRGTVGRPVAGKTGTTDSTRSAWFVGYTPELAAASFISDPDNPFNAVGDGQSQIPIAAVAETLRDGLKGTPTRQFTPPSDAMVG
- a CDS encoding GNAT family protein — its product is MIGQVAVRRFPALTVSTPRTEVRQLTAADAAAVGEVFADKLTRRWLPLPDDSGPIDGHAWCTDLARQRRDSGEGDHYAVLRREDDQVVGSLWTRRTDWGARLTEVSYAMAPEARGFGLAAEAVDAVAIALILEHGFQRVELRVAPGNLASRRVAEKAGFSYEGLLRNAGLAGGGRVDLELWSFVAADLR